From one Amaranthus tricolor cultivar Red isolate AtriRed21 chromosome 17, ASM2621246v1, whole genome shotgun sequence genomic stretch:
- the LOC130804014 gene encoding 40S ribosomal protein S7-like: MFTALRKIQKEKGVGPTDFEETVAQAFFDLENTNKDLQSELKDLFITSAVQVDISSNRKAVIIHVPYRLRKSFRKIHIRLVRELEKKFSGKDVVVIASRRIVRPPKKGSAVKRPRSRTLTSVHENILEDLVQPAEIVGKRCRYRLDGSKIMKVFLDPKTKNDTEYKLETFSGVYRKLCGKDVVFEYPMTESA, translated from the exons ATGTTTACTGCTCTGAGGAAAATACAAAAAGAGAAGGGTGTTGGCCCAACTGACTTTGAGGAGACTGTTGCCCAG gCATTTTTTGACCTGGAAAACACCAACAAAGATCTTCAAAGTGAGTTGAAGGATCTGTTCATCACCTCTGCTGT ACAAGTTGACATCTCCAGCAACCGCAAAGCTGTCATCATTCATGTTCCATACAGGCTGAGAAAATCTTTCCGTAAAATTCACATCCGGTTGGTGAGGGAACTAGAGAAGAAGTTCAGTGGCAAG GATGTTGTTGTCATTGCCTCTAGAAGGATCGTGAGACCACCCAAGAAGGGTTCTGCGGTCAAGAGGCCCAGATCCCGTACTCTCACCTCTGTGCACGAGAACATTCTCGAAGACCTTGTCCAACCTGCCGAGATTGTTGGTAAACGCTGCCGATACCGCCTTGATGGCAGTAAGATAATGAAG GTTTTCTTGGACCCAAAAACCAAGAACGACACTGAGTACAAGCTCGAGACATTTTCTGGTGTCTACAGAAAGCTTTGTGGGAAAGATGTAGTGTTTGAATACCCTATGACAGAGTCGGCTTAA
- the LOC130804085 gene encoding protein EMBRYO DEFECTIVE 514-like isoform X2 gives MDLENPEPVTEDGTTKRVREENEEENNGVSKKLKVEDDKSVEEVRMEKIEEDNENGEEEKGKEEDPKKTDEPVSLGPKTFGSCTELFEYFCKLLHHRPSNVQVNKSESVKKSKHKMVANLTTNLSQGGQSLLRGLTNCNGSCLPKSQAIL, from the exons ATGGATCTGGAGAACCCGGAACCCGTTACAGAAGATGGAACTACTAAAAGAGTCAGAGAAGAAAATGAGGAAGAAAACAATGGCGTTTCGAAGAAGCTGAAAGTTGAGGATGATAAGTCTGTTGAAGAAGTGAGGATGGAGAAGATTGAAGAAGACAATGAAAATGGTGAAGAAGAGAAAGGGAAGGAAGAGGATCCAAAGAAAACTGATGAACCAGTTAGTTTGGGTCCGAAAACATTCGGATCATGTACTGAATTGTTTGAATATTTTTGCAAGTTGCTTCATCACAGGCCTTCAAATGTTCAAGTCAATAAG AGTGAATCAGTGAAGAAATCCAAACACAAGATGGTGGCTAATCTAACAACAAATTTGTCTCAAG GTGGCCAATCTCTTCTAAGGGGTCTTACCAATTGTAATGGCTCTTGTTTACCAAAATCACAGGCTATCTTGTAA
- the LOC130804085 gene encoding uncharacterized protein LOC130804085 isoform X1, translated as MDLENPEPVTEDGTTKRVREENEEENNGVSKKLKVEDDKSVEEVRMEKIEEDNENGEEEKGKEEDPKKTDEPVSLGPKTFGSCTELFEYFCKLLHHRPSNVQVNKIARTSWRCSKRLRNHKRSKRRMKALLFAQWTGLLSGGPMGDLQPALVLQAHLRVRDIISLIMSRHGAAGARSPLERTG; from the exons ATGGATCTGGAGAACCCGGAACCCGTTACAGAAGATGGAACTACTAAAAGAGTCAGAGAAGAAAATGAGGAAGAAAACAATGGCGTTTCGAAGAAGCTGAAAGTTGAGGATGATAAGTCTGTTGAAGAAGTGAGGATGGAGAAGATTGAAGAAGACAATGAAAATGGTGAAGAAGAGAAAGGGAAGGAAGAGGATCCAAAGAAAACTGATGAACCAGTTAGTTTGGGTCCGAAAACATTCGGATCATGTACTGAATTGTTTGAATATTTTTGCAAGTTGCTTCATCACAGGCCTTCAAATGTTCAAGTCAATAAG ATTGCAAGAACTTCATGGAGATGTTCCAAGAGGTTGCGGAATCACAAAAGAAGCAAGAGGAGAATGAAGGCGCTGTTGTTCGCCCAGTGGACTGGACTGTTGTCCGGGGGTCCAATGGGAGATTTGCAGCCGGCCCTAGTTCTTCAGGCGCATCTGAGAGTGCGGGACATAATCTCgttgataatgagccgccacggggcaGCAGGCGCTCGCAGTCCGCTGGaacggactggttag
- the LOC130804083 gene encoding protein MAINTENANCE OF MERISTEMS-like: MRLIPSYGGHIAKLIFEGSERTPPVLECRSRKKPLEAIIGLQDMTDALYDVLPATPLGRLPYVMHQHIDCALISAFVERWQPDTNTFHMPWGEMTIMLHDVQRILGIGIKGSLPAEPSEGEWQVGITNLFGEPMSELRRKGIFTCGCINVAEVIKLCHRSQFMETQSTAYYMAIVGSTLLADKTRTGMRPHPILAVNVDQDEIAWGAVTLAYMYRQLGMASRAGCKTIAGCLTLLQTWIYEYFPAFRPHPRRADVPNKTRAEMWSTPKPGREINRLRDCRSILDFMTETQVEWTPYITSPRALMKEHPRTTFIGGITCFDIVEVYLPERTVRQIDFVQAIPPPPLRPTQALRPAHGTYSVTFASSPVYVEAWSRFPYSARLDDQALHRASVPSEADPSYVDWFRECSHPYVVPGERPSAGFGLTEIRLEYFLNEWPSRVAPLARLPPVAEMNPQERHTLDVYLNNVKDLFAEWQAFKGHDPS, encoded by the exons ATGCGTCTGATAcccagctatggcgggcacatagctaaacttatttttgaaggctctgagcgtacgcctccggttCTGGAATGCCGTAGTAGGAAGAAGccgttggaggcgatcatcgGACTACAGGATATGACCGATGCACTgtacgatgttctacctgctacTCCCCTCGGCCGTCTACCATAtgttatgcaccagcacatcgactgtgctttgatatcggccttcgtggagagatggcagccggatacgaacactttccacatgccatggggggagatgacgattatgttgcacgacgtgcaacgcatattgggcataggCATTAAAGGTTCTCTAccggctgagccttctgagGGAGAGTGGCAGGTCGGTATTACCAATCTATTTGGAGAGCCCATGTCCGAGCTACGACGGAAAGGGATATTCACCTGCGGCTGCATCAACGTTGCTGAAGTAATAAAGTTGTGTCATCGGTCTCAGTTTATGGAAACCCAATCGacagcctactacatggctattgtcggctCTACCCTGCTGGCGGACAAGACTAGaactggcatgcgacctcacccgatacttgccgtcaacgtcgatcaggatgagatcgcttggggtgcggtgacgctggcgtacatgtatcgccaactgggaatggcatctagggctggttgcaagactaTTGCGGGTTGCCTGACATTGCTTCAGACATGGATCTACGAGTACTTTCCCGCCTttcgccctcatcctcgccgtgcagatgtgcctaataagactagggcggagatgtggtccacgcccAAGCCAGGTCGTGAGATCAACAGGCTGAGGGACTGCAGGAGTATACTGGATTTTATGACGGAAACTCAG gtggaatggactccgtacataACTTCTCCAAGGGCATTGATGAAGGAGCATCCACGCACCAccttcatcgggggtatcacttgttttgatatcgtcgaggtgtatttgccagAGAGGACAGTGCGACAGATCGActttgtgcaggctattcccccccCTCCTTTAAGACCAACCCAGGCTCtacgaccggcacacggtacctactccgtgacctttgcttcttCGCCTGTGTACGTGGaagcatggagtaggttcccctatagtgCCCGCCTTGATGATCAGGCACTTCATCgagcatctgttccatcagaggctgatcctagttacgttgactggttcagagAGTGCTCACACCCATACGTCGTCCCCGGCGAAAGACCGAGTGCCGGTTTTGGTCTAACTGAAATCAGATTGGAATAC TTTTTGAATGAATGGCCGAGTCGAGTCGCTCCATTGGCGAGACTGCCTCCTGTTGCGGAAATGAACCCCCAGGAAAGACATACTTTAGATGTATATCTTAATAATGttaaagatttatttgccgaatggcaagcttttaaggggcatgacccttcatag